The following are encoded in a window of Phaeodactylum tricornutum CCAP 1055/1 chromosome 29, whole genome shotgun sequence genomic DNA:
- a CDS encoding predicted protein: protein MTKDAPSHTVSAAEAAVNKTHFRNNTAKHASVDADAVSHVSNLTADDASTVVSFSDRVTSSIGSVLGQAKRILEGEAPILEDETDGDEVAESPSNLVVTLEQEIGKSRSARSLGEDNNKGESVSTARMRVAKDFLRDERSEMTFSRRIALALSHKSWYNPRAKEEPEFAPNEIETPEASTRIDSQHSMPVLPVGGPNIEAYPFTHSRRENPSLGKAWAYFEHVAMPRYVVEAKLDQRRKNILHRIVRKFQKADKQLQRAEPGEKYLPTKLYGPICTPHKQLGDWGLGFGLYFSTLRAITVLTFCAGLLNIPNLIYFSSESYSSGQDGVIPLLQGSAICTDTRWVPCPNCTSGDFEATRFAYGTNDAGLNVTFVLRNTCEGATIEQGFTNYASLMLIMLGTVFLNRYLKRMEVAFDEDEQTAQDYSIVIGNPPGDATDPDEWRIFFHDCFDGAKVTALTVAVDNDLLVRSLVERREKLREIEMMVEPGTSLDTLTLAGIAAKQERERSVWGRWKSMIIPGIPELFSRTVVLTAKVQGLAQQDYPATNVFVTFETEADQRRVLSALSVGSWDVQRNRQSAIADPKHLFRSELVLSVHEPDEPNTVRWQDLNEKFKDRLKQQCLTTLCTLTAIILIAFVIFLVNEQSITFSAFAIAIFNSIFPLFAKLLTGMEAHSSEGGKQRSLYFKIAVFRWVNTAVVITIITPFTSTLTDGGLVNQIYALFFAEIVTTNAIQLLDPVGHFQRHFLAPRAKTQDAMNLCMQGQQVELAERYTNMTKVLFLALWYCAIFPGAFFLCSFALLINYFTDRFSLMRTWKRAPQLGGKISSFSRRYFFSLSIVAMALVSSYYWSAFPFDNVCSTELPVNTSFVGVWNITGFAKNDEKEPTFQLSLVEDADTSFFFCVQDFFRYEAEEQAFPFIPKFQRSGEEWMTSDQETLTAVYGWTVVAVAALVLLKFIHGWFSSIMKMFRGTYKPCGDDQTINFSDVPSISAYVPQVELTKILWIGVTRTDL from the exons ATGACCAAAGACGCTCCTTCCCACACAGTATCCGCAGCTGAAGCTGCCGTAAATAAGACGCATTTCAGGAACAACACGGCTAAGCACGCTTCGGTGGATGCGGATGCCGTCAGTCACGTTTCTAACTTGACTGCGGATGATGCTAGCACCGTTGTTTCGTTTTCCGATCGGGTCACGTCCAGTATTGGATCCGTCTTGGGACAAGCCAAGCGCATCTTGGAAGGCGAAGCACCCATTCTAGAAGATGAGACTGATGGTGACGAAGTTGCCGAGAGTCCGTCCAACTTGGTAGTCACGTTGGAACAGGAAATCGGCAAGTCGCGGAGTGCCCGTTCCCTTGGTGAGGATAACAACAAGGGAGAAAGCGTGTCCACAGCACGCATGCGTGTCGCCAAGGACTTTTTACGGGACGAACGCTCGGAGATGACATTTTCCCGTCGAATCGCTCTGGCCTTGTCTCACAAGTCCTGGTACAACCCGCGTGCGAAGGAGGAACCAGAGTTCGCCCCCAATGAGATAGAAACACCGGAAGCCTCCACAAGGATCGATTCGCAACATTCGATGCCGGTGCTGCCCGTTGGGGGGCCCAACATTGAGGCCTATCCCTTTACCCACAGCCGTAGAGAAAACCCGAGTCTGGGAAAAGCCTGGGCTT ATTTTGAGCATGTTGCCATGCCTCGCTATGTGGTGGAAGCCAAACTGGACCAGCGCCGAAAAAACATTCTGCATCGCATCGTTCGGAAATTCCAAAAAGCCGACAAACAACTTCAACGGGCGGAGCCAGGCGAAAAATATTTGCCAACTAAACTATATGGACCCATCTGCACACCGCACAAACAGCTTGGTGACTGGGGTCTTGGCTTTGGTCTCTATTTTTCGACGCTCAGGGCAATCACTGTACTGACCTTCTGTGCTGGTTTGCTCAATATACCCAACTTAATTTACTTTTCTTCCGAATCCTATAGCAGCGGCCAAGACGGCGTGATTCCGCTGCTGCAGGGGTCCGCGATTTGTACCGATACGCGGTGGGTGCCGTGTCCAAATTGCACGTCAGGTGATTTTGAAGCTACTCGATTCGCTTACGGAACCAACGATGCTGGTCTCAACGTGACCTTTGTGTTGCGGAACACCTGCGAGGGTGCCACAATAGAGCAAGGCTTTACCAATTACGCGTCCCTGATGCTTATCATGTTGGGCACAGTGTTTTTGAATCGCTATCTGAAACGCATGGAGGTTGCCTTtgatgaagacgaacaaaCGGCACAAGATTATTCGATTGTGATCGGAAATCCACCGGGTGACGCGACCGATCCCGACGAATGGCGAATTTTCTTCCACGATTGCTTCGATGGTGCCAAGGTGACAGCACTGACGGTGGCCGTGGACAATGACTTGTTAGTCCGATCGTTGGTGGAGCGCCGCGAAAAACTGCGAGAAATTGAGATGATGGTTGAGCCGGGCACTTCGCTGGATACGCTCACTTTGGCTGGTATCGCTGCCAAGCAGGAACGGGAACGTAGCGTGTGGGGTCGTTGGAAATCAATGATTATTCCAGGCATTCCGGAACTGTTCAGCCGCACGGTCGTCCTGACAGCCAAAGTCCAAGGACTGGCGCAACAAGACTATCCAGCCACAAATGTATTCGTGACCTTCGAAACCGAAGCTGATCAGCGCCGCGTGCTAAGTGCCTTGTCGGTTGGTAGCTGGGACGTTCAGCGCAATCGACAGAGCGCCATCGCTGACCCCAAACATTTGTTTCGCAGTGAGCTCGTCTTGTCGGTACACGAGCCGGATGAACCCAACACTGTTCGCTGGCAAGACTTGAACGAAAAGTTCAAAGATCGACTCAAGCAGCAATGCCTTACCACTCTTTGTACCTTGACAGCCATCATTCTAATTGCCTTCGTCATTTTTCTTGTCAACGAGCAGAGCATAACGTTTTCGGCGTTTGCGATTGCCATTTTCAATAGCATCTTTCCTCTTTTTGCCAAACTGCTGACTGGCATGGAGGCTCATTCGTCGGAAGGTGGAAAGCAGAGGTCACTTTACTTTAAAATTGCGGTCTTTCGGTGGGTGAACACGGCGGTCGTGATTACAATCATCACTCCCTTCACGTCAACCTTGACAGACGGTGGCTTGGTGAATCAGATTTATGCTCTGTTCTTCGCCGAGATTGTTACAACAAATGCAATTCAGTTGCTGGATCCTGTTGGACATTTTCAACGCCACTTTTTAGCGCCGCGGGCAAAGACACAAGATGCTATGAATCTTTGTATGCAGGGACAGCAGGTTGAGCTTGCTGAAAG ATACACAAATATGACCAAGGTTTTATTCTTGGCACTGTGGTATTGTGCCATTTTCCCTGgagcctttttcttgtgctCCTTCGCTCTTCTTATCAACTACTTCACTGATCGGTTCAGTCTTATGCGAACATGGAAGCGTGCTCCTCAGCTTGGAGGAAAAATTTCATCTTTCAGCAGACGCTACTTTTTTTCATTGTCTATCGTAGCAATGGCGCTCGTATCGTCCTATTACTGGTCAGCCTTCCCATTCGACAATGTTTGCTCCACCGAATTACCGGTAAACACGTCATTTGTTGGTGTTTGGAACATAACAGGGTTCGCCAAAAATGATGAAAAGGAACCCACTTTCCAGCTATCTTTAGTGGAGGATGCGGATacttccttctttttctgtgTACAAGACTTTTTTCGCTACGAGGCCGAGGAACAAGCGTTTCCCTTTATACCAAAGTTTCAACGCAGCGGAGAGGAGTGGATGACCAGCGATCAAGAGACTTTGACGGCTGTCTATGGTTGGActgtcgtcgccgtcgctgctCTTGTTCTACTCAAGTTCATCCATGGTTGGTTCAGCAGTATTATGAAAATGTTCCGGGGGACTTATAAGCCTTGCGGCGATGACCAGACTATCAATTTTAGCGATGTCCCGTCTATTTCGGCCTACGTCCCACAGGTC GAATTGACGAAGATCTTATGGATTGGAGTGACCCGGACCGACCTATAG
- a CDS encoding predicted protein gives ERFHIPFDPDRGYRGTALRYTSFARPHMRAFHASWICFFTSFFVQFSPAPLLPEIQRSLSLSRSDVWWTNACMMMGGIPMRFLLGPLCDQYGARTVMVTTVALVALPSALTGVVAVNLTSLTLIRTVLGAMDSFVPGQYWITCQFVREVGGTAMALAGGLGATGAGVTQLVTGSLVFPALRVWFDGDSDLAWRWSLVIPAILALFVAAFFYEYSDDCPLGNFTEVKQAGLMMERSAVDSFRAGVYNLNSWILFVQYAGSCGVDFTMCNGTALYFHYRFKQSIAASGAIAFLYGLSAIFARGAGGWLSDAAFNRFSLRGRLWAQWICMVTQGILNVWFARTDRLGSSLTIMVLFSILIQMSMGTCYSIVPYVDGPNTGSVAGIVGAGGNVGGAIFAVIFMHADYHGTAMELMGWLTCVTACFSPFLAVRGYRGILFGTED, from the coding sequence GAACGCTTTCATATTCCTTTCGATCCGGATAGGGGATACCGCGGTACTGCCCTGCGCTATACCTCATTCGCTCGTCCCCACATGCGTGCCTTTCATGCCTCCTGGATTTGCTTCTTTACTTCCTTTTTTGTCCAGTTTAGTCCGGCCCCGCTGCTTCCGGAAATCCAGCGCTCGTTGTCACTCTCGCGTTCGGACGTGTGGTGGACGAACGCGTGCATGATGATGGGAGGAATCCCCATGCGCTTTTTGTTGGGACCCTTGTGCGACCAGTATGGAGCCCGGACCGTCATGGTTACGACTGTGGCACTCGTAGCCCTGCCGTCGGCGCTTACCGGAGTCGTGGCCGTCAACTTGACCTCCCTGACGTTGATACGGACCGTCCTTGGGGCCATGGACTCTTTCGTGCCTGGCCAGTACTGGATCACTTGTCAGTTTGTCCGGGAAGTTGGAGGCACCGCCATGGCACTAGCCGGAGGTCTGGGTGCGACCGGTGCCGGCGTGACGCAACTCGTCACGGGCAGTCTAGTGTTTCCGGCACTACGGGTCTGGTTCGACGGTGATTCCGACCTAGCTTGGCGCTGGTCATTGGTTATCCCGGCCATACTCGCTTTGTTCGTTGCCGCTTTCTTTTACGAATACTCTGACGATTGCCCGTTGGGAAATTTTACCGAGGTCAAACAGGCTGGCCTCATGATGGAACGATCCGCGGTGGATTCATTTCGCGCCGGGGTGTACAATCTGAATTCCTGGATTCTGTTCGTTCAATACGCGGGATCTTGCGGGGTAGATTTTACCATGTGTAACGGGACCGCCTTGTACTTTCACTACCGGTTCAAACAATCAATTGCCGCATCCGGAGCTATCGCGTTTTTGTACGGTCTTTCGGCGATTTTTGCTAGGGGTGCCGGTGGTTGGCTGAGCGACGCGGCGTTCAACCGTTTCTCGTTACGCGGACGACTCTGGGCGCAATGGATTTGTATGGTCACTCAGGGCATCTTAAACGTTTGGTTTGCCAGGACCGACAGGCTCGGCTCGTCGTTGACCATCATGGTGCTATTTTCGATTCTGATCCAAATGTCCATGGGCACTTGCTATTCCATTGTTCCCTACGTGGACGGTCCCAATACTGGGTCGGTAGCTGGAATTGTGGGGGCGGGCGGCAACGTCGGAGGCGCCATTTTTGCCGTAATTTTCATGCACGCGGACTACCACGGCACCGCCATGGAACTCATGGGCTGGCTAACCTGCGTCACGGCCTGTTTTTCACCATTTCTGGCTGTCCGGGGCTACCGCGGTATCTTGTTTGGGACCGAGGAT
- a CDS encoding predicted protein, which produces RLLRFVSIAFNFPGLLYGYDIGAMSFVLDMLTPPHFWWDDFASRRVAQGLTMGAVSAGALLGSHIVLFHLASHVGRRTELRVAALLYMIGSLLCYTSGTMLAQQDYWGWYSLVLGRLVIGTGVGFVMHGAPTYMAEMAPSSIRGAVVSAKETVIVLGIVLGYLVGDMVGSRNNNGSGDWTLVYWVSLAIGTPMLVLTFVIPRSKRWLLLHGHKEEARVSMQFVYKGNINTEFEELAASIQANRMYKQHSTAVDQGGLCGLLESRLFSKPIRPALQAAMGLIILQQLSGQPSLLSYATVLFHAAGWGGHASVITAMLMLCVSITTVLLVDRLGRKRLLLTSITVLGMAAFTLSHVFWNWKNGAVHELQSLEKTVVLIAMFVYIGAYQIGFGPITWCFVSEVFPMDVRGPATALAVELNYAGNFVVQFFVPLVQNKIGWGPTFLVFGCSMLTGFYFVWKKIPETAGLSLEEIEARL; this is translated from the exons CGCCTTTTGCGCTTTGTCTCGATTGCGTTCAACTTTCCAGGACTGCTATATGGTTACGACATCGGAGCCATGAGTTTTGTTTTAGACATGTTAACGCC GCCCCACTTCTGGTGGGATGATTTCGCGTCTCGTCGCGTGGCCCAGGGTTTGACCATGGGAGCCGTTTCGGCGGGTGCCTTGCTGGGATCGCACATTGTGCTCTTTCACTTGGCCTCACATGTCGGACGTCGGACGGAACTCCGGGTAGCTGCTCTGTTATACATGATTGGGTCTTTGCTTTGTTACACCAGTGGTACGATGTTGGCGCAGCAAGATTATTGGGGCTGGTACAGTCTAGTACTCGGGCGGCTGGTTATTGGTACCGGTGTAGGCTTCGTCATGCACGGCGCACCTACGTACATGGCAGAAATGGCACCGTCAAGTATTCGCGGCGCTGTGGTGTCGGCCAAGGAAACGGTCATTGTTCTAGGTATTGTTTTGGGTTACCTGGTCGGTGATATGGTAGGGTCGCGGAACAACAATGGCAGTGGCGATTGGACACTCGTGTACTGGGTATCACTGGCTATTGGCACACCCATGCTTGTTCTGACGTTTGTCATCCCACGCTCCAAACGATGGCTGTTACTGCACGGGCACAAGGAGGAAGCTCGAGTATCTATGCAGTTTGTGTATAAGGGCAACATTAATACAGAGTTTGAAGAACTGGCCGCCAGTATTCAGGCCAACCGTATGTACAAACAGCATTCAACGGCCGTCGACCAAGGGGGGCTGTGCGGCTTGCTCGAGTCAAGATTGTTTTCGAAACCCATTCGGCCAGCTCTTCAAGCCGCAATGGGTCTGATTATACTGCAACAACTATCGGGGCAGCCGTCGCTCTTATCCTACGCGACTGTTCTGTTCCACGCCGCTGGTTGGGGCGGACACGCCTCCGTAATTACGGCAATGCTTATGCTGTGTGTCAGTATTACCACGGTACTGCTGGTGGACCGTCTCGGTCGCAAGCGCCTCTTACTGACGAGTATTACTGTACTTGGTATGGCGGCTTTCACGTTAAGCCATGTGTTTTGGAACTGGAAAAACGGTGCCGTTCATGAGCTGCAAAGTCTCGAAAAAACCGTCGTGTTGATTGCCATGTTCGTATACATTGGAGCGTACCAGATTGGCTTTGGACCTATAACGTGGTGCTTCGTATCCGAAGTCTTCCCGATGGACGTACGAGGACCCGCGACAGCCTTGGCAGTTGAACTTAACTATGCCGGCAACTTTGTGGTGCAGTTCTTCGTACCCCTGGTCCAGAACAAAATTGGTTGGGGACCGACCTTTCTGGTTTTTGGATGTTCTATGCTGACTGGATTTTACtttgtttggaaaaagaTTCCGGAGACAGCCGGCCTGTCATTGGAAGAAATAGAAGCCCGGCTG
- a CDS encoding predicted protein — APKRKRRMRPGQKALKEIKMYQKSTDLLIRRLPFARLVREIQMEMSREAYRWQGTAILALQEASEAHLVSLFEDTNLCALHGKRVTIMPKDMQLARRIRGQTRE; from the coding sequence GCTCCCAAACGCAAACGACGCATGCGGCCTGGACAAAAAGCCCTTAAGGAAATTAAAATGTACCAAAAGAGCACCGATCTTTTGATTCGCCGTTTGCCATTTGCACGGCTGGTGCGGGAAATTCAAATGGAAATGAGCCGAGAAGCCTATCGTTGGCAGGGGACAGCAATTCTCGCTCTACAGGAAGCGTCGGAAGCGCATTTGGTGTCTTTGTTTGAAGACACCAATCTGTGTGCCTTGCACGGCAAACGGGTAACGATCATGCCCAAAGATATGCAGCTCGCACGGAGAATTCGTGGGCAAACACGAGAGTAG